A portion of the Limosilactobacillus reuteri genome contains these proteins:
- a CDS encoding phosphatidylglycerophosphatase A, translating into MNNPRFKYPDTKAYEFVVHRLEERGVNLEELAKIVYETQKGFEPDLTLEICQKFLIDTMHKRELLNSAMVALELDRLTEEGKVDEPLAGIIRNDAGVFGVDETLALQIANIYGTIGTTNFGYFDRVKSGIIAKFDHDKVHVNTFIDDILAAIVAAVCGKIAHQYA; encoded by the coding sequence ATGAATAATCCACGGTTTAAATACCCAGATACAAAAGCATATGAATTTGTAGTACATCGTTTAGAAGAACGCGGAGTAAACTTAGAAGAGCTTGCGAAGATTGTGTATGAGACACAAAAGGGCTTTGAACCAGATTTGACGTTGGAAATATGTCAAAAATTTTTAATTGATACGATGCATAAGCGTGAATTATTAAATAGTGCAATGGTAGCACTTGAACTTGATCGGTTAACCGAAGAAGGAAAAGTAGATGAACCTTTAGCAGGTATTATAAGAAATGATGCTGGGGTGTTTGGGGTAGATGAAACCCTAGCTTTACAAATTGCTAATATTTATGGAACAATTGGGACGACAAACTTTGGTTACTTTGACCGGGTTAAGAGCGGGATTATTGCCAAATTTGACCATGATAAGGTTCATGTAAATACATTTATTGACGATATTCTCGCGGCGATTGTGGCGGCTGTTTGCGGAAAGATTGCCCACCAATACGCTTGA
- the rlmH gene encoding 23S rRNA (pseudouridine(1915)-N(3))-methyltransferase RlmH, which translates to MNIKIVGVGKLKEKYFKAGIAEYAKRLGRYCKFEIVEVPDEKAPESLSQAEMDEVMAKEGERILDKIKDREYVYALAIKGKERSSEEFAKEINKLTTYGHSDITFVIGGSLGLSPAVLKRADAQISFGRFTLPHQLMRLVLSEQIYRAFTIINGLPYHK; encoded by the coding sequence TTGAATATAAAAATTGTTGGTGTGGGTAAGTTAAAAGAAAAGTATTTTAAGGCGGGAATTGCCGAATATGCTAAACGACTTGGACGTTATTGTAAATTTGAAATTGTTGAGGTTCCTGATGAAAAAGCGCCTGAATCTTTAAGCCAAGCAGAAATGGATGAAGTAATGGCAAAGGAGGGGGAACGAATTCTTGATAAAATCAAAGATCGCGAATATGTGTATGCTTTAGCGATTAAAGGCAAAGAACGTTCTTCTGAAGAGTTTGCAAAAGAGATCAATAAATTAACAACTTATGGTCACAGTGATATTACTTTTGTGATCGGCGGTTCGTTAGGCTTAAGTCCAGCAGTATTAAAACGGGCAGATGCTCAAATCTCGTTTGGGCGTTTTACCTTGCCTCATCAATTAATGCGTTTAGTTTTAAGCGAACAAATTTATCGTGCTTTTACCATCATCAATGGCCTTCCATATCATAAATAA
- a CDS encoding IS30 family transposase, with protein MTHLNDTMSTSLLTTHKKNAHLTKEERVMIATLKSQGLSNRAIGRQLGVNHQTINNELNRGTVRQLRRQKSNGKIYEYSYYIYSYEAGQATYLEHHRHSGRRRLYYSSKQFLRLADQLMLGEFDDHHYSPQAVIYKARDLMNDGTLIPKSVVTLYQWINEGVLRTSNLDLFEKPKRKHHRTHPQAKRCLGPNIAQRPQTADQRSEIGHWELDTVQGQKNGNDSVVLVMTDRLSRVNITSKIAGKTAHAVNQFFINLRQKMGTDAYYRIFKTITSDNGSEFSELTQVHDHVFYADPYSPWERGSNEINNRFLRKEITKGEAINNYSSAQIIATNDWMNHYPRAMFNGHSSMDIYRKAFYQEISQLHQPIINWSVLFI; from the coding sequence ATGACGCACTTAAATGATACCATGTCTACTAGTTTATTGACTACTCATAAAAAGAATGCTCATCTTACTAAAGAAGAACGTGTGATGATTGCGACTTTAAAGTCGCAAGGACTTTCCAATCGCGCAATTGGTCGCCAATTAGGAGTTAATCATCAAACAATTAATAACGAGCTCAACCGTGGTACGGTCCGCCAACTTCGTCGTCAAAAATCTAATGGTAAGATTTACGAATATTCTTACTACATCTATAGTTATGAAGCTGGTCAGGCCACATATCTTGAACATCACCGCCATTCTGGTCGTCGTCGCTTATATTATTCTTCAAAGCAATTTTTACGATTAGCTGATCAGCTAATGCTTGGTGAGTTTGACGACCACCATTACTCCCCACAAGCGGTTATTTATAAGGCTCGAGATTTAATGAATGATGGCACCCTGATCCCAAAGTCGGTTGTAACTTTATATCAATGGATTAATGAGGGTGTGCTTCGTACGTCCAATTTAGACCTCTTTGAAAAACCTAAACGTAAGCATCATCGAACTCATCCGCAAGCTAAAAGGTGCTTAGGGCCTAATATTGCTCAACGACCTCAAACTGCGGACCAACGGTCCGAAATTGGCCATTGGGAACTAGATACAGTTCAGGGACAGAAAAACGGTAATGACAGTGTTGTACTAGTAATGACTGATCGCCTTTCACGAGTTAATATCACGAGTAAAATTGCTGGTAAAACTGCGCATGCAGTAAATCAGTTCTTTATAAATTTACGCCAGAAAATGGGCACAGATGCTTACTATCGCATCTTTAAGACAATAACCTCTGACAACGGTTCAGAATTTAGTGAGTTAACACAAGTTCACGATCATGTTTTCTATGCTGATCCGTATTCCCCTTGGGAACGTGGATCCAATGAGATCAATAACCGGTTTCTCCGCAAGGAGATTACCAAAGGTGAAGCTATAAATAACTATAGTAGTGCTCAGATCATAGCGACTAATGATTGGATGAATCACTATCCACGAGCTATGTTTAATGGACATTCGTCAATGGATATCTATCGTAAGGCCTTCTACCAAGAGATATCACAGCTCCATCAACCAATAATCAATTGGTCAGTATTATTTATTTGA
- a CDS encoding OsmC family protein: MSKYKVTATKTTTGMQVSASTRGFEITFDEPESTNTGMNPVEILLASFGACQAITAQALAKKRNFDLRAFWVTIEGDLGREDVADGKNVRKFTEIRYQPHLRSSESDEDIKKFLADVAAKCPVENTLTYGTKFVQDGFVKVD; the protein is encoded by the coding sequence ATGAGTAAATATAAAGTAACAGCAACTAAGACAACAACGGGAATGCAGGTTTCAGCCAGTACGCGTGGCTTTGAAATTACATTTGATGAACCAGAAAGTACAAATACGGGGATGAATCCAGTAGAAATTCTCCTTGCATCATTTGGTGCCTGCCAGGCAATCACTGCCCAAGCATTAGCTAAAAAACGTAACTTTGATTTACGAGCTTTTTGGGTAACAATCGAGGGTGATCTTGGTCGTGAAGATGTTGCTGATGGTAAGAATGTTCGTAAATTTACTGAGATCCGTTACCAACCACACCTTCGCAGCAGCGAGTCTGATGAAGACATCAAGAAGTTCCTCGCTGACGTTGCCGCAAAGTGTCCCGTGGAAAACACCCTAACTTACGGAACAAAATTTGTTCAAGATGGATTTGTAAAAGTTGATTAG
- a CDS encoding D-2-hydroxyacid dehydrogenase, protein MTKILMTSVRDDEQTAINEYAKEHNIEIITTPKLIDDAVELTVDVDGLVIQQRSKVPADIYEKLHTNGLKQIATRTAGFDMVDIKKANENDLVVTNVPAYSPRSVAEFALMQIFRLLRKTYRFDHQVAENDFRWFSDEQSTEIHTATIGIIGVGRIGGTLAKLLHALGATVLGYDTNPRTDLDEIVQFVSKEELLKQADIVSLHVDLNPTSKGLLTANDFAMMKPTAGLVNASRGPVVNTADLVAALKKGTIAAAALDTFEGEETVAATNRREKGLDDQPLVKELHEMDNVILTPHIAFFTNLAVKNMVDISLDDVMTILNGEKSPHEITL, encoded by the coding sequence ATGACAAAAATCTTGATGACTAGTGTGCGGGACGATGAACAAACCGCCATTAACGAATACGCAAAAGAACACAATATCGAAATCATCACAACGCCGAAATTGATTGACGATGCTGTTGAATTAACGGTCGATGTTGATGGACTCGTGATTCAGCAACGTAGTAAAGTTCCGGCTGATATTTATGAAAAGCTCCATACCAATGGGCTCAAACAGATTGCAACGCGGACAGCTGGATTTGACATGGTCGACATCAAAAAAGCTAACGAAAATGACCTAGTCGTGACCAATGTACCAGCATATTCACCGCGGAGTGTCGCCGAGTTTGCATTAATGCAGATTTTCCGGTTACTTAGGAAAACTTACCGCTTTGACCACCAAGTCGCCGAAAATGACTTCCGCTGGTTTAGCGATGAACAATCGACTGAAATTCATACTGCCACGATTGGGATTATTGGTGTTGGACGCATTGGCGGAACCCTGGCAAAACTTCTTCATGCATTGGGTGCTACCGTTCTAGGATATGACACGAATCCGCGCACTGACCTCGATGAAATTGTCCAGTTCGTTTCTAAAGAAGAATTACTAAAGCAAGCCGATATTGTTAGTCTCCATGTCGATTTAAACCCAACTTCTAAAGGGTTGTTAACTGCTAACGACTTTGCAATGATGAAACCAACTGCCGGTTTGGTTAATGCTAGCCGTGGTCCAGTCGTTAATACAGCTGATTTAGTTGCGGCCCTTAAAAAAGGAACAATTGCAGCGGCCGCCCTTGACACTTTTGAAGGTGAAGAAACGGTGGCGGCCACAAATCGCCGAGAAAAAGGGCTTGACGATCAGCCGCTTGTTAAAGAATTACACGAAATGGATAATGTCATTCTTACTCCCCACATTGCCTTCTTTACTAATTTAGCTGTCAAAAACATGGTGGATATTTCACTTGATGATGTGATGACAATCCTTAATGGCGAAAAATCACCACATGAAATCACCTTATAA
- a CDS encoding aminotransferase class I/II-fold pyridoxal phosphate-dependent enzyme, whose product MPTTKKEILNRLNNNFAKLTPGGIREFDYQVSAIPGIIKLTLGEPDFNVPAAMKQAAIDSINANDSHYAPGNGTLALRQAIAHFMQDRYELEYDPENEIAVTVGATEGIFASLSTIINPGDEIIIPTPTFPFYMAVTKILGGIPIEVDTSSDDFVLTPARLQSVLEEHPNAKGLVLNYPSNPTGVTYTQDQIKALADTVKSTNLIVIADEIYSELVYGATHTSIANSIPEQTLILNGASKSHAMTGYRIGFIAGPQELMKSVSAIHAMLVTAASNPAMAAAVAAFGTNEGKTATQEMKNAYEQRRDFVVNSLQKLGFELINPQGAFYVFAKIPEQYGNDDLKFATDLANEGKVAVIPGSFFGAGGQGYVRISYATSMENLTGALDNIASFINKEN is encoded by the coding sequence ATGCCAACTACTAAAAAAGAAATTCTCAATCGTCTTAACAATAATTTCGCTAAACTCACTCCTGGCGGGATCCGCGAATTTGATTACCAAGTCAGCGCAATCCCTGGCATCATTAAACTAACATTAGGTGAACCAGACTTTAATGTGCCAGCCGCAATGAAGCAGGCCGCAATCGATAGCATCAATGCCAATGATTCACACTATGCTCCGGGAAATGGGACCTTAGCACTACGCCAAGCAATCGCTCACTTCATGCAAGATCGTTACGAGCTGGAATACGATCCGGAAAACGAAATTGCTGTTACAGTTGGTGCAACAGAGGGAATTTTCGCTTCTCTTTCTACTATTATTAATCCTGGCGATGAAATTATCATTCCAACCCCAACTTTCCCCTTCTACATGGCTGTCACAAAGATTCTGGGTGGGATTCCGATCGAAGTTGATACAAGCAGCGATGATTTTGTTCTCACACCCGCAAGACTCCAAAGCGTACTAGAAGAACATCCTAACGCAAAAGGACTAGTTCTTAACTACCCCTCCAACCCAACTGGTGTTACTTACACCCAAGACCAAATTAAAGCACTAGCCGATACAGTTAAATCAACTAACCTGATTGTAATTGCCGATGAGATTTACTCTGAACTTGTTTACGGGGCTACTCATACTTCAATTGCTAATTCCATCCCCGAACAAACGCTAATTTTAAATGGTGCCTCAAAATCACATGCAATGACTGGTTACCGAATTGGTTTTATCGCTGGGCCGCAAGAATTGATGAAATCAGTCAGTGCCATTCACGCGATGTTAGTAACCGCGGCTTCTAATCCAGCAATGGCCGCTGCAGTAGCCGCATTTGGTACTAACGAAGGAAAAACAGCTACTCAAGAAATGAAAAATGCCTATGAGCAACGACGAGATTTTGTTGTTAATAGCCTCCAAAAATTAGGGTTCGAGCTGATTAATCCCCAAGGAGCCTTCTACGTATTTGCCAAGATTCCTGAACAATATGGTAATGATGACCTTAAATTTGCGACAGATCTTGCCAATGAAGGAAAAGTTGCTGTGATTCCTGGTTCCTTCTTTGGAGCTGGCGGCCAAGGATATGTTCGAATTAGTTACGCAACCAGTATGGAAAATCTAACCGGAGCTCTTGATAACATTGCATCCTTCATTAACAAGGAGAATTAA
- a CDS encoding transcriptional regulator, whose protein sequence is MRIDIKHYLEVNHLTIYQVSKRSGYGYTTLHKSFNKTQSSSTSLNLRDLDALARAQDKSMWKVLKELEEHYLE, encoded by the coding sequence ATGCGGATCGACATCAAACATTATTTGGAAGTTAACCACTTGACCATTTATCAAGTTTCCAAGCGTTCCGGTTACGGCTACACGACTTTACACAAATCGTTTAACAAAACACAGTCTAGTTCGACCTCGCTTAACCTGCGTGATCTTGATGCCTTGGCTCGTGCTCAGGACAAGAGCATGTGGAAGGTCCTTAAAGAACTAGAAGAGCATTACCTCGAATGA
- a CDS encoding ATP-dependent Clp protease ATP-binding subunit — translation MAQNPMNPFDNDMNDIFNQLMGGMNGFNSDNRRYLINGREVTPEEFAEYRRTGQLPGGANPQQGGQPGPQPNAGKDSILHKLGRNLTQEAREHELDPVIGRNKEIQETAEILSRRTKNNPVLVGDAGVGKTAVVEGLAQAIVSGDVPAAIKDKEIISIDISGLEAGTQYRGSFEENMQKLVDEVKKAGNIILFFDEIHQIIGAGSTGDSSGSKGMSDIIKPALSRGELTVIGATTQDEYRNTIMKDAALARRFNPVTVNAPSKADTLAILKGIRDLYERHHNVKLPDDVLQAAVDYSVQYMPQRALPDKAIDLIDMTAAHLAAKHPARDAKAIEKDIEAEEKKQKAAAKKEDYKAAQDAKEKIADLKKQLSENSESEKVTATPEDVAKAVERMTGIPVSKIGASDVERLKDMEKRLKGKVIGQDKAVEAVARAIRRNRAGFDEGDSPIGSFLFVGPTGVGKTELAKQLALDMFGSKDDIIRLDMSEYSDRTAVSKMIGATAGYVGYEDNGNTLTEKVRRHPYSIILLDEIEKANPQVITLLLQVLDDGRLTDGQGNTIDFKNTVIIATSNAGYSNDAPVKMGRNEDEEDLIKKLTTYFRPEFLNRFDAIVEFHSLTKEDLKQIVDLMLAEVNRTLAKKGMNVRVTDTAKQYLIDEGYDEAMGARPLRRVIEREIRDKVTDYYLDHLDAKNLVAEMKDGQLVIVDAKDAAKDDSKEYTSPSEKKDEEKDDKKEEDKNSDEDKKDEK, via the coding sequence ATGGCTCAAAACCCAATGAATCCATTTGATAACGACATGAATGACATCTTTAATCAATTAATGGGTGGCATGAATGGTTTCAATTCTGATAATCGGCGTTACCTAATCAATGGTCGTGAAGTAACACCAGAAGAATTTGCTGAATATCGTAGAACTGGTCAATTGCCAGGCGGTGCAAATCCTCAACAAGGTGGGCAACCTGGCCCTCAACCTAACGCAGGTAAGGACAGTATCTTACACAAGTTAGGTCGAAACTTAACTCAAGAAGCTCGTGAACATGAACTTGACCCTGTTATTGGTCGGAACAAGGAAATCCAAGAAACAGCTGAAATTTTAAGCCGGCGGACAAAGAACAATCCTGTATTAGTTGGGGACGCTGGTGTTGGTAAGACTGCTGTTGTTGAAGGATTAGCACAAGCAATTGTTTCCGGCGATGTACCAGCTGCTATCAAGGACAAGGAAATTATCAGTATCGATATTTCTGGCCTTGAAGCAGGTACTCAATACCGTGGTAGCTTTGAAGAAAACATGCAAAAGTTGGTTGATGAAGTCAAGAAGGCTGGAAATATCATCCTCTTCTTCGATGAAATTCACCAAATTATCGGTGCCGGTTCAACTGGTGATTCTAGTGGTTCCAAGGGTATGTCTGACATTATTAAGCCAGCATTATCCCGTGGTGAACTAACGGTTATCGGTGCAACTACTCAAGATGAATACCGGAACACTATTATGAAGGATGCTGCATTAGCACGGCGGTTCAATCCTGTTACGGTTAATGCTCCAAGCAAAGCTGATACATTGGCCATCCTTAAAGGTATCCGTGACTTGTACGAACGTCACCACAATGTAAAGTTACCAGATGACGTTCTCCAAGCTGCTGTTGATTACTCTGTTCAATACATGCCACAACGCGCATTACCTGACAAGGCTATCGACTTAATCGATATGACCGCTGCTCACTTAGCAGCAAAGCACCCAGCACGTGATGCTAAGGCAATTGAAAAAGATATCGAAGCAGAAGAAAAGAAGCAAAAAGCGGCTGCTAAGAAAGAAGATTACAAGGCTGCCCAAGATGCTAAGGAAAAGATTGCTGACTTGAAGAAGCAATTGAGTGAAAACTCTGAATCTGAAAAGGTTACTGCTACTCCAGAAGACGTTGCTAAGGCTGTAGAACGAATGACTGGTATTCCAGTTTCCAAGATTGGTGCTAGTGACGTTGAACGTTTAAAGGACATGGAAAAGCGGCTTAAAGGCAAGGTTATTGGCCAAGACAAAGCTGTTGAAGCAGTTGCTCGTGCTATTCGTCGTAATCGTGCTGGATTTGACGAAGGCGATTCACCAATTGGTAGTTTCCTCTTCGTTGGACCTACTGGTGTTGGTAAGACTGAACTTGCTAAGCAACTAGCCCTTGATATGTTTGGTAGCAAGGATGACATTATTCGGTTAGATATGTCTGAATACTCTGACCGGACAGCCGTATCTAAGATGATCGGTGCTACTGCTGGTTATGTTGGTTACGAAGACAACGGTAATACCTTGACTGAAAAGGTTCGTCGTCACCCTTATTCAATTATTCTTCTTGATGAAATTGAAAAGGCTAACCCACAAGTTATCACCCTCTTGCTTCAAGTGCTTGATGATGGTCGGTTAACTGATGGACAAGGTAACACTATTGACTTTAAGAATACTGTTATCATTGCTACATCAAATGCCGGCTATTCCAACGATGCTCCAGTTAAGATGGGTCGGAACGAAGATGAAGAAGACTTGATTAAGAAGTTGACTACTTACTTCCGTCCTGAATTCTTAAACCGGTTCGACGCTATTGTTGAATTCCACAGCTTGACTAAGGAAGACTTGAAGCAAATCGTTGACTTAATGCTTGCTGAAGTTAACCGGACATTGGCTAAGAAGGGCATGAATGTTAGGGTTACTGATACTGCAAAGCAATACCTTATTGATGAAGGTTACGATGAAGCCATGGGTGCTCGTCCTCTTCGTCGGGTTATCGAACGTGAAATCCGTGATAAGGTAACTGATTACTATCTTGACCACCTCGATGCAAAGAACCTTGTTGCTGAAATGAAGGATGGTCAACTCGTAATTGTTGATGCTAAGGATGCCGCAAAAGACGATAGTAAAGAATATACTTCACCATCTGAAAAGAAGGATGAAGAAAAAGACGATAAGAAGGAAGAAGACAAGAACTCTGACGAAGATAAGAAAGACGAAAAGTAA
- the menC gene encoding o-succinylbenzoate synthase, with protein MRITTAHLYKINLPLQTPFITSFGQMITKDFTLLVLNDEDGYSGYGECSAFSFPFYTEEFRDSAYLLLKNTLIPMILNQELTSPAELKDLFTSIRRNSMAKAAIDTAMWDLYAKRNHQSLAKSIGGNKKEILAGISIGIQPSPELLVTKVRQAVKAGYQRVKVKIKPGADYQYLKSVRNEFPHLMLMADANSAYRLRDIDCLKRLDELNLLMIEQPLEADDLLHHAQLQQQLITPICLDESINSLADAQAMEQLGSGRIINIKISKVGGLIIAKKIQSFAQAHQIACWCGGMLGSGVARAVDIAAATLPGYTLPNDISASQRYFAHDIINPEIKLNDGKINVPTIPGIGYELNWSTIHRYSIEETSF; from the coding sequence GTGAGAATCACTACTGCTCACCTTTATAAGATAAATCTGCCACTCCAGACTCCATTTATAACGAGTTTCGGCCAAATGATAACTAAAGATTTCACCTTATTAGTATTAAATGATGAAGATGGTTATTCTGGATACGGAGAATGTTCCGCATTTAGTTTTCCTTTTTATACGGAAGAATTCAGAGATAGTGCTTATCTTTTACTCAAAAACACTCTTATTCCAATGATCCTTAATCAGGAACTCACTTCTCCTGCCGAATTGAAGGATCTCTTTACGAGTATTAGGAGAAATAGTATGGCAAAAGCGGCAATCGATACTGCTATGTGGGACTTATACGCCAAAAGAAACCATCAGTCACTCGCAAAATCAATTGGTGGGAATAAAAAAGAGATACTGGCAGGCATTAGTATCGGAATCCAACCTTCTCCCGAGCTTTTAGTTACTAAAGTACGTCAGGCAGTGAAAGCTGGTTATCAGCGTGTAAAAGTCAAAATTAAACCTGGTGCCGATTACCAATATCTGAAATCAGTCCGTAATGAGTTTCCTCATCTAATGTTAATGGCTGATGCTAATTCAGCTTATCGTTTAAGAGATATTGATTGCTTAAAACGTCTCGATGAACTTAACCTCTTAATGATTGAACAACCTCTCGAAGCCGATGATCTCCTCCATCATGCACAACTCCAACAACAGCTAATTACTCCTATTTGTTTGGATGAGAGCATCAATAGTCTTGCTGATGCACAGGCGATGGAGCAGCTAGGAAGTGGTCGAATAATAAATATCAAAATTAGTAAGGTTGGTGGGCTAATTATTGCTAAAAAAATTCAATCATTCGCGCAAGCTCATCAAATAGCCTGCTGGTGCGGAGGAATGCTCGGATCAGGAGTCGCGCGTGCAGTTGATATTGCGGCAGCTACACTTCCAGGTTATACCCTGCCAAATGATATTTCTGCCTCACAGCGTTACTTCGCTCACGACATTATTAATCCTGAAATTAAATTAAACGATGGTAAAATCAATGTGCCAACTATCCCTGGTATTGGCTATGAATTAAACTGGAGCACTATTCACCGTTACTCTATAGAAGAAACAAGTTTTTAA
- a CDS encoding GNAT family N-acetyltransferase: MAEIYLRRAQTQDLTAIMKIIDDAKDLLKKNGSPQWQNGYPNRETFAQDIATQTNWVLINGNKVAATATLQLTPEPTYRNITQGKWQQPDEPYATIHRVAISSNYRGQGLSKLLFSNLLTVGQMQGIKNFRVDTHRNNKAMQHIVENFNFKRRGMIKVNDQNDPERLAYELNLGSHHKLTRINNNFMQPLIDKL; this comes from the coding sequence ATGGCAGAAATATATTTACGCCGCGCCCAGACCCAAGATTTAACGGCGATCATGAAGATAATTGATGATGCAAAGGACCTTCTAAAGAAAAATGGCAGTCCGCAATGGCAAAACGGTTATCCAAATCGAGAAACTTTTGCTCAAGATATTGCAACGCAAACAAACTGGGTATTAATTAATGGTAATAAAGTAGCGGCAACTGCGACTCTTCAGCTTACCCCAGAACCGACCTACCGTAACATTACACAGGGAAAGTGGCAACAACCAGATGAACCTTACGCTACCATTCACCGGGTCGCCATCAGCAGTAATTATCGCGGACAAGGACTTAGTAAGTTGCTCTTTTCTAACTTGCTAACAGTTGGTCAAATGCAAGGAATTAAGAATTTTCGGGTTGACACTCACCGCAATAATAAAGCGATGCAGCACATTGTCGAAAATTTCAACTTTAAAAGACGAGGAATGATTAAAGTTAATGATCAAAATGATCCCGAGCGATTAGCCTATGAACTAAACTTAGGAAGCCATCATAAGCTTACTCGAATCAATAATAATTTTATGCAACCATTGATTGATAAGCTATAG
- the cls gene encoding cardiolipin synthase, translating to MALTWTIIWWCLLLVILVNEIAAIYTVFREKRDIAATWAWLLVLMLIPGFGFILYSFFGRKLPHKQLARIKSQTQLKLKQALEKQKQQFINMPKPKDQTVQIYRRTIMLFQSIDDSFLTRHNTVDIFTNGNVLFKQMFDDIAAAKKSIHIEFYTIYNDQIGNELRTLLEQKAAEGVEVRVLYDSWGSMGVWPSFYDHLREVGGYAAPFLMSRSNFFDFRINYRDHRKIVVIDGEIGYVGGFNVGDQYLGRVPKFGPWRDTHLRIIGGGVYGLQRRFIGDWNASMKKGKDKIVHYHPYFQPIRVHGDVALQTVSSGPEAPLEKIKMGYLRLINAAQDHIWIQTPYLIPDDSILDALKVAAHSGIDVRIMIPSMPDHAFVYRATQYYARELANHGVTIYYYQKGFLHAKTMMIDGRMASVGSANLDFRSFKLNFEINAFIYNQNTVDDLERIFVNDIRECRVITPAMFAEQPRWLRVKQTVSRLLSPIL from the coding sequence ATGGCATTAACGTGGACAATTATTTGGTGGTGTTTGCTACTGGTTATTCTCGTCAATGAAATTGCAGCCATTTATACTGTTTTCCGTGAAAAACGAGACATTGCTGCAACTTGGGCATGGCTGTTGGTGTTAATGCTGATTCCTGGGTTTGGTTTTATTTTATATTCTTTCTTTGGGCGAAAATTACCGCATAAACAATTAGCCAGAATAAAATCACAAACGCAGCTAAAATTAAAACAAGCACTAGAAAAGCAAAAGCAGCAATTCATCAATATGCCGAAGCCTAAAGATCAAACCGTCCAGATTTATCGACGGACCATCATGCTTTTTCAAAGTATTGATGATTCGTTTTTGACGCGGCACAATACTGTTGATATTTTCACAAATGGTAATGTGCTTTTTAAGCAAATGTTTGATGATATTGCAGCAGCGAAAAAGAGTATCCATATTGAGTTTTATACAATTTATAATGATCAAATTGGTAATGAATTACGGACTCTGCTTGAACAAAAGGCGGCTGAGGGAGTAGAAGTGCGAGTTCTTTACGATTCTTGGGGCTCGATGGGAGTCTGGCCAAGTTTCTATGATCATTTACGGGAAGTCGGTGGTTATGCAGCCCCATTCCTGATGTCCCGAAGTAATTTCTTTGATTTTCGGATAAACTACCGGGACCACCGGAAAATTGTTGTTATTGATGGTGAGATTGGGTATGTTGGTGGTTTTAATGTTGGGGACCAATACTTAGGACGCGTTCCTAAATTTGGTCCATGGCGTGATACCCACCTTCGAATTATCGGCGGTGGCGTTTATGGCCTTCAGCGACGGTTTATCGGCGACTGGAATGCATCAATGAAAAAGGGTAAAGATAAGATTGTGCATTACCATCCTTACTTCCAACCAATTAGAGTTCATGGGGATGTTGCATTGCAGACTGTCTCTAGCGGTCCGGAAGCGCCATTGGAAAAAATTAAAATGGGATATTTACGTCTAATTAATGCAGCGCAAGATCATATTTGGATTCAAACTCCCTACTTGATCCCCGACGATAGTATTTTGGATGCGTTAAAAGTAGCGGCTCATTCAGGAATTGATGTACGGATAATGATTCCTTCAATGCCTGACCATGCCTTTGTATATCGGGCAACGCAATATTATGCTCGTGAGCTTGCTAATCATGGTGTAACAATTTATTACTATCAAAAGGGTTTCCTTCACGCTAAGACAATGATGATTGATGGTCGAATGGCTTCTGTCGGCTCTGCTAACCTTGACTTTCGGAGTTTTAAATTAAACTTCGAAATTAATGCCTTTATTTATAATCAAAATACAGTAGACGATCTTGAGCGGATTTTTGTTAATGATATTCGTGAATGCCGGGTAATTACACCTGCAATGTTTGCTGAGCAACCGCGCTGGTTAAGAGTTAAACAAACGGTGTCACGTCTGCTGTCCCCAATTTTGTAA